One Oryza glaberrima chromosome 10, OglaRS2, whole genome shotgun sequence DNA segment encodes these proteins:
- the LOC127752911 gene encoding nucleoside diphosphate kinase 1, which produces MALEQTFIMIKPDGVQRGLIGEVIGRFEKKGFYLKAMKLINVEKSFAEKHYADLSSKPFFGGLVEYIVSGPVVAMVWEGKQVVSTGRKLVGATNPLAAEPGTIRGDFAVDIGRNVIHGSDSVENARKEIALWFPEGIAEWRSNQHPWIYEV; this is translated from the exons ATGGCGTTGGAGCAGACCTTCATCATGATCAAGCCCGACGGCGTCCAGAGGGGCCTC ATTGGCGAGGTCATCGGCCGCTTCGAGAAGAAGGGATTCTACCTCAAAG CCATGAAGCTCATCAACGTGGAGAAGTCGTTCGCCGAGAAGCACTACGCCGATCTGTCCTCCAAGCCCTTCTTCGGAGGGCTCGTGGAGTACATCGTCTCCGGCCCCGTCGTCGCCATGGTCTGGGAGGGCAAGCAGGTCGTCTCCACCGGCCGCAAGCTCGTCGGGGCCACCAACCCCCTGGCCGCTGAGCCGGGCACCATCCGTGGCGACTTCGCTGTCGACATTGGCAG GAATGTCATCCACGGAAGCGACTCGGTCGAGAACGCCAGGAAGGAGATTGCTCTGTGGTTCCCTGAGGGCATCGCCGAGTGGAGGAGCAACCAGCACCCATGGATCTATGAGGTCtaa